Proteins encoded in a region of the Paenibacillus pedocola genome:
- a CDS encoding DUF7689 domain-containing protein, whose protein sequence is MKLKKTIVSGLVAASVFCAGSLTAFAGYQSYFYASKAEYEAMVKTSGNYYYLAAATGDYNCLGYALGDTSHWVWPWGSSNPTLQQANNYMTSQMYNPYPYSSTPSNVKIIAYGTSTSNVTHFSKVADANHSNAKWGGWERLQSLGWDPYTNLVYGSALEKYN, encoded by the coding sequence TTGAAACTAAAAAAAACCATTGTTTCTGGATTAGTTGCCGCATCCGTTTTTTGTGCAGGCAGTTTAACAGCATTCGCCGGTTACCAAAGTTATTTTTATGCGTCTAAAGCAGAGTATGAAGCTATGGTAAAAACATCTGGAAATTATTACTATTTAGCAGCAGCTACAGGGGATTATAATTGTTTGGGATATGCATTAGGCGATACCAGTCATTGGGTCTGGCCTTGGGGAAGCTCTAACCCAACTTTACAACAGGCGAATAACTATATGACCTCCCAAATGTACAACCCGTATCCCTATTCTTCAACACCATCAAATGTGAAAATAATTGCATATGGTACATCAACCAGTAATGTTACACATTTTTCTAAGGTAGCAGACGCAAATCATTCAAATGCAAAATGGGGCGGCTGGGAAAGATTACAGTCATTGGGCTGGGATCCTTACACTAATCTTGTATACGGTTCAGCATTAGAGAAATATAATTAA
- the ypfJ gene encoding KPN_02809 family neutral zinc metallopeptidase — translation MKWQGRRGSSNVEDRRGMGGGGKMVGGGIGGIILVVIVTLLSGGNVGDILGGLTSGGTTSNAPYQETAQDKELAEFVSVVLADTEDVWTEVFAQQGLTYTDPTLVLYSGSVDSACGTASSAVGPFYCPGDSKLYIDLSFYDELQQRFQAPGDFAMAYVIAHEVGHHVQTLLGTSEKLNALRQSLSETEFNKYQVRFELQADYLAGVWANHAQGMNLLEEGDLDEALTAASAVGDDTIQKQTQGYAVPDSFTHGTSEQRKRWFYKGFNSGTIAGGDTFNATEL, via the coding sequence ATGAAATGGCAGGGTAGAAGAGGCAGCTCGAATGTGGAGGACCGCAGGGGCATGGGCGGCGGCGGCAAAATGGTCGGCGGCGGGATCGGCGGTATCATTCTGGTGGTGATCGTAACGCTGCTCAGCGGCGGCAATGTCGGTGATATTTTGGGAGGTCTGACTTCCGGCGGCACTACCTCCAATGCTCCTTACCAGGAGACGGCGCAGGACAAAGAGCTAGCGGAATTTGTCTCTGTCGTGCTGGCAGATACGGAGGATGTATGGACAGAGGTATTCGCACAGCAGGGATTGACCTATACGGACCCTACGCTGGTGCTCTACAGCGGCAGTGTAGATTCAGCCTGCGGGACAGCTAGCTCGGCGGTTGGGCCCTTTTATTGTCCGGGCGACAGCAAGCTGTATATTGATCTTAGTTTCTATGATGAGCTGCAGCAGCGTTTTCAGGCCCCGGGCGATTTTGCGATGGCTTACGTTATTGCCCACGAGGTAGGGCATCATGTACAGACCCTGCTTGGAACCTCGGAGAAGCTGAATGCGCTCCGCCAGAGCCTGAGTGAAACAGAATTCAACAAATATCAGGTCCGCTTTGAGCTGCAGGCCGATTATCTGGCCGGTGTGTGGGCTAATCATGCCCAGGGTATGAATCTGCTGGAGGAAGGCGACTTGGACGAAGCATTGACGGCAGCCAGTGCAGTCGGAGATGATACGATCCAGAAGCAGACCCAGGGCTATGCGGTACCGGACAGCTTCACGCACGGAACCTCGGAGCAGCGGAAACGCTGGTTCTATAAAGGCTTCAATTCCGGCACGATTGCTGGCGGAGATACATTCAATGCCACTGAGCTGTAA